The following nucleotide sequence is from Lysobacter panacisoli.
CGTGTCGGCGTCGAAATCGTCGAGCCACGCGGCGATCTCGCGCTGTCGTGCGCCGTAACGCGCATCGAACGCGGGACGCGGTTCGCCGTGGGTGAGGTTGAGTCCGCCCTTGCCGGCGATCAGGAACTTGCGGCCGACCGAGCCCTTCGCTTCGTACAGATCGACCTCCACGCCCGCGGCGCGCGCGACCTCGGCCGCCATGAGCCCGGCGGGGCCGCCACCGACGATGGCGAGGCGAGGAGGTGAGGAGACGGGGGCGGGCATGCGGAAAGTGGGCAGGTTCGGCACGCCATTATGCCGTCGTCCACCTGTGGGCCCGCCCCCAAAGCGGTTATCGTTTCTGCCGGAAACCGCCGAGACGGCGTGGGGAGCAGATCCGGATGCAATGGGGAACGAAAGCAGGGCGCCCTTCCTGGCGCGTGCGATCGGCGCGTACGGTCGCCGTACTCGCGCTGCTGGCGAACGGCGTCGCGCAGGCGCAGGCGCCGAATGATCTGCCGCCGCAACTGCAGGACTTCGACGCCTACGTCGAAGGCGTGCGCAAGCAGTTCGACGTGCCGGGCATCGCGGTCGCCGTGGTCAAGGACGGCGAGGTCGTGCTCGAACGCGGCTTCGGCCAGCGCGAGATGGGCAAGCCCGCAGCCGTCGATGCGCGCACGCTGTTCGCCATCGCCTCCAACACCAAGGCCTTCACCGCGGCCTCGCTGTCGATCCTCGCCGACGAGGGCAAGCTGAGCCTGGACGATCGCGTCGTCGACCACTTGCCTTGGTTCCGCATGTCCGATCCGTACGTCACCCGCGAGATGCGCCTGCGCGACCTGCTCGCGCACCGCAGCGGGCTCGGCCTCGGCGCGGGCGACCTGCTGTACTGGCCGACCACGACCTACAACACCGAGGAAGTCTCGCGCCGGTTGAAGGACGTCCCGCTGACCGGCAGCTTCCGCGGCCAGTACGCGTACGACAACATCCTCTATGGCGTCGCACAGCTGGTGATCGAGAAGGTCAGCGGCCAGAGCTACGCGCAGTTCCTGCAGCAGCGCATCTTCGATCCGCTCGGCATGCGCGACACGCGCTTCAACAGCGACGCGCTGCGTCCACGCGACAACATCGCCACCGGCCACGCCAAGGCCGACTTCAAGGATCTGCAACCGGCGCCACGCATGGCGTGGGCCAATGTGTCCGGCGCAGGCGGCATCTATTCCAGCGTGCACGACATGAGCCGCTGGATGCGCATGCAACTCGCCGGTGGTACCTATGTCGATGCGCGTGGCAACACCCAGCGCCTTTTCAGCGAGGAACGCCAGCAGGCGATGTGGTCGGTGGTGACGCCGATTCCCGTGCCGAAGGCGGCGGTGCCGGAACTCGAAGCCACGCGTCCCAACTTCCTCGGCTACGGCGAAGGCTGGAGCCTGTCCGATTACCGCGGCCACAAGCTGGCCTGGCACACGGGCGGCTGGCCGGGCATGGTCTCGCGCGTGACGCTGCTGCCTGAGCAGAAGCTCGGCGTGATCGTGCTGACCAATGCCGAGATCGGCGGCGCCTTCAACGCGGTGACGCTGCGCGTGCTCGACGCCTACCTCGACACGCCGAAGACCGACTGGACCGCCGCTTACGCCGCGGCGCTGGCCAAGAGCAAGGGCAAGGCCGACGAGGACTGGCAGAAGCACCTCAAAGCGCGTGTCGCCGATGCGGGCCCGTCGCTGCCGCTGGCGAAGTACGCGCGCACGTACCGCGATCCGTGGTACGGCGACATCGTGGTCGAAGAGAAGGACGGCGCGCTGCGCATGCGCTTCACCCGCACGCCGCAGCTGGCCGGCACGCTGACGCCTTGGCAGCACGATACCTTCATGGTGCGCTGGGACGAACGCTGGCTCAACGCCGATGCCTTCGTCAGCTTCGCGCTCGACGCCGACGGCGGCATCCGCGAAGCGCGGATGGAAGCGATCTCGCCTATGACCGACTTCAGCTTCGACTTCCAGGACCTGCGCCTGGCGCCGGTCACGGACGACGACAAGAAGGAAAGCAAGGGCTGAGTCAGCGCAGTGCGTGCGCGGCCAGCGCGGCCGCCACGCACCATGCCACCACCCAAAGCGCGCCGACGCGCAGGCGCGCGAGCAGTGCGAACCCGATCGCGACGATCAGCACGTCGCTCCAGTGCGCCACGCCCTGTGTCCACAGCGGATCGTAGAGCGCCGCCGCCAGCAGTCCGACCACCGCCGCGTTGACGCCGGCCAGCATCGGCGCAGCGCTGCGCATCGACGCCAGTCGCTGCCACCACGGCAGCGTTGCCAGCAGCAACAGGAAGCCGGGCAGGAACAGCGCCAACAGCGCGACCAGTGCGGACGCCACAGGCGGCCACCCGGTCGGGATTTCCCCGCCGAGGTAGGCCGCGATCGAGAACATCGGTCCGGGCATCGCCTGTGCCGCGCCGTATCCGGCGAGGAAGGTATCGGCCGACATCCAGCCGCTGTCGACCAGCGAGGACTGCAGCAGCGGCAACACCACGTGGCCGCCGCCGAACACCAGGGCGCCGGCGCGATAGAACGCCGCCGCCATCGCGCCGATCGATGCGTGCTGCGCGGGCCACGCGAGCGCGACCGCAAGCCCAGACGCGAACAGCATCAGCAACGCGATCGCCGCGCGCCGGCCGTAGGCGACGCGGATCGATGCGCCATCGCGGCGCGGAACGTCGCGGCAGACCAGCGCGCCCAGCACCGCGCCGAGCGCGATGGCGACCAGCTGCGACCACGCATTGCCACTCCACAGCACCAGCGCGCAGGCGAGCGCGGCGACGCCAATTCGCCGCAGGTCCGGCGTCATCTGCCTCGCCATGCCTAATAGCCCGTGCGCGACGACCGTCACCGCGACCAGTTTCAGCCCGTGCAGTGCCGCGGCGCCGATGCCGCTCTCCAGCCACGAAGCCATGCCCACGAAGGCGAACATCAGCAGGGCCGAGGGCAGGGTGAAGCCGACGAACGCCGCGAACGCACCGCGCCATCCCGCGCGCAGCAGGCCGATGGCGAACCCCATCTGGCTGCTCGCCGGACCCGGCAGGAACTGGCAGATC
It contains:
- the chrA gene encoding chromate efflux transporter; the protein is MTATSSSPLDVFRVFLGLGLTSFGGPIAHLGYFREEFVVRRGWLDEARYAQLLAICQFLPGPASSQMGFAIGLLRAGWRGAFAAFVGFTLPSALLMFAFVGMASWLESGIGAAALHGLKLVAVTVVAHGLLGMARQMTPDLRRIGVAALACALVLWSGNAWSQLVAIALGAVLGALVCRDVPRRDGASIRVAYGRRAAIALLMLFASGLAVALAWPAQHASIGAMAAAFYRAGALVFGGGHVVLPLLQSSLVDSGWMSADTFLAGYGAAQAMPGPMFSIAAYLGGEIPTGWPPVASALVALLALFLPGFLLLLATLPWWQRLASMRSAAPMLAGVNAAVVGLLAAALYDPLWTQGVAHWSDVLIVAIGFALLARLRVGALWVVAWCVAAALAAHALR
- a CDS encoding serine hydrolase, translating into MRSARTVAVLALLANGVAQAQAPNDLPPQLQDFDAYVEGVRKQFDVPGIAVAVVKDGEVVLERGFGQREMGKPAAVDARTLFAIASNTKAFTAASLSILADEGKLSLDDRVVDHLPWFRMSDPYVTREMRLRDLLAHRSGLGLGAGDLLYWPTTTYNTEEVSRRLKDVPLTGSFRGQYAYDNILYGVAQLVIEKVSGQSYAQFLQQRIFDPLGMRDTRFNSDALRPRDNIATGHAKADFKDLQPAPRMAWANVSGAGGIYSSVHDMSRWMRMQLAGGTYVDARGNTQRLFSEERQQAMWSVVTPIPVPKAAVPELEATRPNFLGYGEGWSLSDYRGHKLAWHTGGWPGMVSRVTLLPEQKLGVIVLTNAEIGGAFNAVTLRVLDAYLDTPKTDWTAAYAAALAKSKGKADEDWQKHLKARVADAGPSLPLAKYARTYRDPWYGDIVVEEKDGALRMRFTRTPQLAGTLTPWQHDTFMVRWDERWLNADAFVSFALDADGGIREARMEAISPMTDFSFDFQDLRLAPVTDDDKKESKG